The following proteins come from a genomic window of Nicotiana tomentosiformis chromosome 12, ASM39032v3, whole genome shotgun sequence:
- the LOC138903401 gene encoding uncharacterized protein, translated as MTHQVSAIVHSMAPKLEDPSAFTIPCTTGSADFAKALCDLGASINLMPYSVFKTLGIGQPRPTSIRLQMEDRTMKRLLGIIDDVLVRVDKFILPADFVILDCEVDYEVPIILGRPLLAMGKTLVDVEADDLTFRVGDEKVVFHVCKYIRQPNSNEVCSFVDLVTEVIIDDARAMMNVDDTLEAVLLNHDDDEKDGYVKCVDSPLAVLQKRKKAIGWTLADIRGISPVFCMHKIILEKDAKPSVDHQRGLNEAMQEVVKKDIIKWLDTKGVRSFLGHVRFYRRFIKEFSKAVNPLCKLLEKDAKFHFNKDCMKAFELIKFKLTTNPIITTPDWSLPFELMYDASDAVVGAVLGNISTKSSIRSTMLFRPNLMGTKVIIHTDHAALRYLMSNKDSKARLMWWVLLLQEFDLEIQDRKGSENQVADHLSRLEEEGRPHDGLEINDSFLDEKLLSISMTKMPWFADLANYLVSGICGLSVFSL; from the exons atgacacatcaagtgagcgcaattgtgcactcaatggctcctaaattggaagatcccagcGCTTTCACAATCCCCTGCACCACTGGAAGCGctgactttgccaaagctctttgtgatctaggggcgagtatcaacttgatgccctactcggttttcaaaacgttggggattgggcaaccaagacccacttctATAAGGCTACAAATGgaggatcgtactatgaagagactattgggtattattgatgatgtgttagttcgagttgataagttcatcctcccggcggactttgtgattcttgattgtgaagtggactatgaggtgcctattattttgGGTAGACCTTTACTTGCTATGGGGAAGacacttgttgatgtggaagctgacgacctcaccttccgggtgggtgatgaaaaggtggttttccatgtgtgcaaatatattaggcaaccgaatagcaatgaagtttgttcatttgtggacttagtgaccgaggtgattATTGATGATGCTCGTGctatgatgaatgttgatgatactttggaggccgtattgcttaatcatgatgatgatgagaaggatggctaTGTGAAATGT GTAGACTCTcctttggcggtgctacaaaagaggaagaaagctatcggatggacattggcggatattcggggtataagccccgtcttttgcatgcataagattattttggagaaggatgccaaaccTTCTGTTGATCATCAACGAGgactaaatgaagcaatgcaagaggtggtgaagaaggatatcataaagtggttggataccAAG ggagtgaggagcttcttgggtcatgtgaGGTTCTATCGCCGTTTCATCAAGGAATTTTCCAAAgcggtgaaccccttgtgtaagcttttggagaaggatgctaAATTCCATTTCAACaaggattgcatgaaggcattcgaattgatcaagttcaaattgactactAATCCTATTATCACCAcaccggattggagcttgccttttgagctcatgtatgACGCAAGTGATGCGgtggttggagcagttttggggaacatatcaacaaaatcttccatccggtctactatgctg ttccgcccgaacttgatgggtacaaaggtgattatCCACACTgatcatgcggcgcttcggtACTTAATGAGCAACAAGGATTCAAAGGCGAGGTTAATGTGgtgggtgcttttattgcaagagttcgatCTCGAAATCCAAGATCGCAAaggcagtgaaaaccaagtggcagaccacttgtctcgcttggaagaggaggggaggccacatgacggccttgagattAATGACTCCTTCCTCGACGAGAAACTTCTATCCATTTCAATGACcaagatgccatggttcgccgacttagcaaattatcttgtgagtggtatatGTGGTCTCtcggttttctctttatga